Proteins encoded by one window of Streptomyces sp. NBC_01571:
- a CDS encoding cystathionine gamma-lyase has product MTSGDFVTGSGDGTRAVRAGLPEPVKHEPTLPGPVFAAHFHLPGDPTGPYTYGRDENPTWTLLERAIGELEAPGQEGVITLAFPSGMAAVSAVLFSQLRAGDVVVLPDDGYQVLPLVREQLTAYGIEVRTAPTRGDAQLDVLDGAKLLWIETPSNPGLDVCDVRRLVEAAHAQGALVAVDNTLATPLGQRPLELGADFSVASGTKMLTGHGDILLGYVTALDAGPMAPVRRWRKIVGAIPGPMEAWLAHRSLATLQLRADRQNANALVIAEALRGRPEVTGLRYPGLPDDPSHKIASQQMRRYGCVVSFTLSTRARADRFLDALRLVDDATSFGGVRSTAERRGRWGGDAVPEGFIRFSAGAEDPEDLVADVLRALDESAD; this is encoded by the coding sequence ATGACGTCAGGGGATTTCGTCACGGGAAGCGGCGACGGCACACGAGCGGTACGGGCGGGGCTGCCCGAACCCGTCAAACACGAGCCGACCCTGCCGGGGCCGGTCTTCGCCGCGCACTTCCATCTGCCGGGCGATCCGACCGGCCCGTACACCTATGGCCGTGACGAGAACCCGACCTGGACGCTTCTGGAGCGTGCCATCGGCGAGCTGGAGGCACCGGGGCAGGAGGGCGTGATCACGCTCGCCTTCCCCTCCGGGATGGCCGCCGTCTCGGCGGTGCTCTTCTCGCAGCTGCGGGCCGGGGACGTGGTGGTCCTGCCCGACGACGGCTACCAGGTGCTGCCGCTGGTGCGCGAGCAGCTCACTGCGTACGGCATCGAGGTGCGCACCGCGCCGACCCGCGGTGACGCGCAGCTCGACGTCCTCGACGGCGCGAAGCTGCTGTGGATCGAGACCCCCTCGAACCCGGGGCTCGACGTGTGCGACGTACGACGGCTCGTCGAGGCGGCGCACGCTCAGGGCGCCCTCGTCGCCGTCGACAACACCCTGGCCACCCCGCTCGGGCAGCGCCCGCTGGAGCTGGGAGCCGACTTCTCGGTGGCCAGCGGGACCAAGATGCTCACCGGGCACGGCGACATCCTCCTGGGATACGTCACCGCGCTCGACGCCGGTCCGATGGCGCCCGTGCGGCGCTGGCGGAAGATCGTCGGGGCGATCCCCGGCCCCATGGAGGCCTGGCTGGCCCACCGCTCGCTGGCCACGCTCCAGTTGCGCGCCGACCGGCAGAACGCCAACGCCCTGGTCATCGCCGAGGCGCTGCGGGGCAGGCCCGAGGTGACGGGACTGCGCTATCCGGGCCTGCCCGACGACCCCTCGCACAAGATCGCCTCGCAGCAGATGCGGCGCTACGGATGCGTGGTCTCCTTCACGCTGTCCACGCGCGCGCGTGCCGACCGGTTCCTCGACGCTCTGCGTCTGGTGGACGACGCGACGAGCTTCGGAGGAGTGCGGTCCACCGCCGAGCGGCGCGGCCGATGGGGCGGCGACGCGGTGCCGGAGGGCTTCATCCGCTTCTCGGCCGGCGCCGAGGACCCGGAGGACCTGGTGGCGGACGTACTCCGCGCACTCGACGAGTCCGCGGATTGA
- a CDS encoding LysR family transcriptional regulator — translation MDLALLRTFVTVHRAGSFTRAAALLGLSQPAVTSQIRTLERQLGRPLFLRQARGVTPTTIGDELAHKAAPHLDALVEIAEAGLDEDSSLRTLHLAGPPEFTAERALPALTELTGDDGQGFALRASFGNAEETLEGLAAGHHDLAITTARPRGALLTATPLCDEEHVLVAAPRWAARINPGKLRRKGSPVLDSFPVVEVHESLPLVARYWASVFDSRPAASGTVVVPDLRAVLACAATGAGLAVLPRYLCAEALERGDVVALLDPVVPPLRTYFLVVRTGTLAMPHIARAYEWLLRAAVDWA, via the coding sequence ATGGATCTGGCCCTGCTGCGGACGTTCGTGACCGTGCACCGGGCCGGTTCCTTCACTCGCGCCGCCGCGCTGCTCGGCCTCTCCCAGCCCGCCGTCACCTCGCAGATCCGCACCCTGGAGCGGCAGTTGGGGAGGCCGCTCTTTCTGCGTCAGGCCCGCGGAGTGACGCCCACGACGATCGGCGACGAACTCGCGCACAAGGCCGCACCCCATCTCGACGCCCTGGTGGAGATCGCCGAGGCCGGACTCGACGAGGACTCGTCGCTGCGTACCCTGCATCTCGCCGGGCCGCCGGAGTTCACCGCCGAGCGGGCGCTGCCGGCCCTGACCGAGCTGACGGGCGACGACGGACAGGGGTTCGCGCTGCGCGCCTCGTTCGGCAATGCCGAGGAGACATTGGAGGGGCTGGCCGCCGGACACCATGACCTGGCCATCACCACGGCCCGTCCGCGCGGCGCCCTGCTCACCGCGACCCCGCTCTGCGACGAGGAGCACGTCCTGGTGGCGGCTCCGCGCTGGGCCGCTCGCATCAACCCCGGAAAACTCCGCCGCAAGGGCTCGCCGGTCCTGGACAGCTTCCCCGTAGTCGAGGTCCACGAGTCACTGCCGCTCGTCGCCCGCTACTGGGCCTCCGTCTTCGACTCCCGTCCGGCCGCCTCGGGCACGGTGGTCGTCCCCGACCTCCGCGCCGTGCTCGCCTGCGCCGCCACGGGCGCGGGACTCGCGGTGCTACCACGGTATCTGTGTGCCGAGGCACTGGAGCGCGGAGACGTCGTGGCGCTCCTCGACCCGGTGGTCCCTCCGCTGCGCACGTACTTTCTGGTGGTCCGCACCGGCACGCTGGCCATGCCGCACATCGCTCGGGCATACGAATGGCTGCTGCGGGCCGCGGTGGACTGGGCCTGA
- a CDS encoding NUDIX domain-containing protein: MTVRPVVKRTARAVLLDGDDLILIKRTKPGVDPYWLTPGGGVEPEDTTVVDALHREVHEELGAKVTDVVPCFVDTVEHIGDDGGATGVKVQHFFVCRLESMDPALRHGPEIDEPCGEYEIVRVPFTRVGIASVHLVPLSLRHYLDGNIEGVRAMHAPDLG; encoded by the coding sequence ATGACCGTCCGACCCGTGGTCAAGCGCACCGCCCGTGCCGTCCTGCTCGATGGCGACGACCTGATTCTGATCAAACGCACCAAGCCCGGTGTCGATCCCTACTGGCTCACACCGGGTGGCGGGGTCGAACCGGAGGACACGACCGTCGTCGACGCACTTCACCGCGAGGTCCACGAGGAACTCGGAGCCAAGGTCACCGATGTGGTGCCCTGCTTCGTCGACACCGTCGAGCACATCGGCGATGACGGCGGCGCCACCGGCGTGAAAGTGCAGCACTTCTTCGTCTGCCGCCTGGAATCCATGGATCCGGCCCTGCGGCACGGCCCCGAGATCGACGAGCCGTGTGGCGAGTACGAGATCGTACGGGTGCCCTTCACCCGGGTCGGTATCGCCTCCGTCCACCTCGTCCCGCTGTCCCTGCGCCACTATCTCGACGGGAACATCGAAGGCGTACGGGCCATGCACGCGCCCGACCTGGGCTGA
- a CDS encoding globin domain-containing protein translates to MFEARHSMDAPTTTSADKGTSGGNGGSGWFTPRKEPEPTAADRERETEGVSRLAALRPVGRSTEPGPAEGSPGRHGRHGGEETGTQTRISAPEDALPTAAPQEAPEAVRNALPPFQAPPTPAPRNVPPTESPADRNPGPSQPGPIRPVPAGRPAAVAEPSPDAVLIRRTMAEVGPVADKVTSYFYALLFVRHPDLRSLFPAAMDTQRDRLLKALLTAAEHIDNTPVLIDYLQNLGRGHRKYGTRPEHYPAVGECLIGSLSRFGSAVWDAETEAAWVRAYTTISQVMIDAASSDELRAPAWWYAEVVAHDLRTPDVAVITVRPDQPYPFLAGQYTSLETPWWPRIWRHYSFASAPRSDGLLSFHVKAVPAGWVSNALVHRARPGDIIRLGPPAGSMTVDHSSDSGLLCLGGGTGIAPIKALVEDVAEHGERRPVEVFYGARTDHDLYDIDTMLRLQQSHPWLAVRPIVDHQAHLHLPDAVREYGPWNEYDAYLSGPPGMIRSGMNVLRDAGIPSDRIRHDSVEELVGAGD, encoded by the coding sequence ATGTTCGAGGCGAGGCACAGTATGGACGCTCCGACCACCACGTCGGCCGACAAGGGCACTTCCGGAGGAAATGGCGGGAGCGGCTGGTTCACCCCGCGCAAGGAACCGGAGCCGACGGCCGCCGACAGAGAGCGGGAGACCGAAGGGGTCAGCCGGCTGGCCGCGCTGCGCCCCGTGGGCCGCTCCACGGAGCCCGGACCAGCGGAAGGAAGCCCTGGGAGGCACGGGCGCCACGGAGGCGAGGAGACGGGCACGCAGACACGAATATCTGCTCCTGAGGACGCGCTGCCCACGGCCGCGCCCCAGGAAGCGCCCGAGGCCGTCCGGAACGCTCTCCCGCCCTTCCAGGCACCGCCGACGCCCGCCCCCCGGAACGTGCCTCCCACGGAGTCCCCCGCGGACCGGAACCCCGGCCCCTCGCAACCGGGACCGATCCGTCCGGTGCCCGCGGGAAGGCCCGCCGCAGTCGCGGAACCGTCCCCCGACGCCGTGCTCATCCGTCGGACCATGGCCGAGGTCGGCCCCGTCGCCGACAAGGTCACGTCGTACTTCTACGCGCTGCTCTTCGTGCGGCACCCGGATCTCCGGTCGCTGTTCCCCGCCGCGATGGACACCCAGCGGGACCGCCTGCTCAAGGCGCTGCTCACCGCGGCCGAGCACATCGACAACACCCCGGTTCTCATCGACTATCTGCAGAACCTCGGTCGCGGTCACCGCAAGTACGGCACACGGCCCGAGCACTACCCGGCCGTGGGTGAGTGCCTCATCGGTTCGCTCAGCCGGTTCGGCTCGGCGGTCTGGGACGCCGAGACCGAGGCGGCCTGGGTGCGCGCGTACACGACCATCTCCCAGGTCATGATCGACGCGGCGTCCTCGGACGAGCTGCGTGCCCCGGCCTGGTGGTACGCCGAGGTGGTCGCGCACGACCTCAGGACCCCTGACGTCGCCGTCATCACCGTCCGGCCCGACCAGCCGTATCCTTTCCTCGCCGGGCAGTACACGAGCCTGGAGACGCCGTGGTGGCCCCGGATCTGGCGGCACTACTCGTTCGCCTCCGCGCCCCGGTCCGACGGACTGCTGTCCTTCCACGTGAAGGCGGTTCCGGCGGGGTGGGTGTCCAACGCCCTGGTGCACCGCGCCCGCCCCGGGGACATCATCCGTCTCGGGCCGCCGGCCGGATCGATGACCGTCGACCACAGCAGCGACAGCGGACTGCTCTGTCTGGGCGGCGGCACCGGCATCGCGCCCATCAAGGCGCTGGTCGAGGATGTTGCCGAGCACGGGGAGAGGCGTCCGGTCGAGGTCTTCTACGGTGCCCGCACCGATCACGACCTGTACGACATCGACACGATGCTGCGGCTTCAGCAGAGCCACCCCTGGCTCGCCGTCCGTCCGATCGTCGACCACCAGGCCCATCTCCACCTGCCTGACGCGGTGCGCGAGTACGGGCCGTGGAACGAGTACGACGCCTACCTCTCCGGGCCGCCGGGCATGATCCGCAGCGGGATGAACGTGCTGAGAGACGCCGGCATCCCGTCGGACCGCATCCGCCACGACTCGGTCGAGGAACTCGTCGGGGCCGGGGACTGA
- a CDS encoding GNAT family N-acetyltransferase: MSTPSLLALPIRRLTLRDLTACADLSEDRGWPREEHKWGLLLTAGKGYGIDAPDGGLVTVCVVTEYGTPGRPDLGAIGMVLVAKRYARQGVGRRLMRYVVAEKGLTPLTLHATPYGQPLYEELGFKVTGRAEMVRGPFVLSGPEPEVTTRPAAAEDLAGILRLDAEVFGLDRTHVITRLPAFSDQLRVAEENGRITGYGAAWPNMDTQVVGPLIARDTETAKALVASLAARTDRPLRTDIDVRHQELLSWAKECGLESVGFNAVMTYGISELPGDWTRRFAPLTVAAG; this comes from the coding sequence GTGTCGACACCTTCCCTCCTTGCACTGCCCATCCGCCGTCTGACGCTCCGCGATCTCACCGCGTGCGCCGACTTGTCCGAGGACCGGGGATGGCCCCGCGAAGAACACAAATGGGGTCTGCTTCTGACGGCAGGGAAGGGATACGGCATCGACGCCCCGGACGGCGGCCTCGTCACCGTGTGCGTCGTGACTGAGTACGGAACGCCGGGCCGGCCCGATCTGGGGGCGATCGGAATGGTGCTGGTGGCGAAGCGGTATGCCCGCCAGGGCGTCGGCCGACGGCTGATGCGGTATGTGGTGGCGGAGAAGGGCCTCACCCCACTGACCCTGCACGCGACCCCTTACGGGCAGCCGCTCTATGAGGAGCTCGGCTTCAAGGTCACGGGCCGTGCCGAGATGGTCCGTGGACCCTTCGTCCTCTCCGGCCCGGAACCAGAGGTCACGACACGGCCGGCCGCCGCCGAGGATCTTGCCGGGATCCTCCGGCTCGACGCGGAGGTCTTCGGTCTCGACCGCACGCATGTGATCACGCGCCTTCCCGCCTTCTCCGACCAACTGCGCGTCGCCGAGGAGAACGGCCGGATCACCGGATACGGGGCCGCCTGGCCGAATATGGACACCCAGGTCGTGGGTCCCCTGATCGCCCGCGACACGGAGACCGCGAAGGCACTCGTCGCGTCGTTGGCCGCCCGTACCGACCGTCCGCTGCGCACGGACATCGATGTACGGCACCAGGAGCTGCTGTCCTGGGCGAAGGAGTGCGGCCTTGAATCCGTCGGCTTCAACGCCGTGATGACATACGGGATCTCGGAGCTGCCCGGCGACTGGACGCGACGCTTCGCTCCGCTGACGGTGGCGGCGGGCTGA
- a CDS encoding heme-binding protein yields MSTTATAVAPLTIQDAEVLLSAAHRAAEASGVTVSVTVLDAGGHLLAFRRDDRAVLISGETSTRKAYTALQLDSATADLVDAVQPGGLFHTLPTALDRPLLFIAGGVPVHRDGRLIGAIGVGGGAPEQDHGFAVAAVDALA; encoded by the coding sequence ATGAGCACCACTGCCACCGCGGTCGCCCCCCTGACCATCCAGGACGCCGAGGTTCTCCTCTCCGCGGCCCACCGGGCCGCCGAGGCCTCCGGAGTCACGGTCAGCGTCACCGTCCTCGACGCGGGCGGTCATCTGCTCGCCTTCCGGCGCGACGACCGGGCCGTCCTGATCTCCGGCGAGACCAGCACCCGCAAGGCCTACACGGCCCTCCAGCTGGACTCCGCCACCGCCGACCTCGTCGACGCGGTCCAGCCCGGCGGTCTCTTCCACACGCTGCCCACCGCACTCGACCGCCCGTTGCTGTTCATCGCGGGCGGTGTGCCGGTCCACCGTGACGGCCGTCTGATCGGCGCCATCGGCGTCGGGGGTGGAGCGCCGGAGCAGGACCACGGTTTCGCTGTCGCCGCTGTGGACGCTCTCGCCTGA
- a CDS encoding MFS transporter, with translation MPLALLALAIGAFGIGTTEFVIMGVLPEVAGDFGVSIPTAGLLVTGYALGVVIGAPIMTALGTKVSRKRMLMLLMGLFVLGNLLSAVAPVFGLMLVGRVVASLAHGAFFGIGSVVAAELVAPEKKAGAIAMMFSGLTIANVVGVPLGTLIGQSAGWRVTFAGVAALGVIGLLGVAKLVPEMPKPEGVHLRHELAAFKNVQVLLAMAMTVLGFGGVFAAITYIAPMMTHVTGFADSSVTWLLVLFGLGMVGGNLIGGRFADRALMPMLYTSLGGLAVVLALFTVTAHNKILAAVTIALIGALGFATVPPLQKRVLDQAHGAPTLASAVNIGAFNLGNALSAWLGGIVIAGGLGYTAPNWVGAALAAGALVLAVLSAALERRADAPGAGVTEGVSTEQRTAVHH, from the coding sequence ATGCCTCTCGCGCTTCTGGCCCTCGCGATCGGGGCCTTCGGAATCGGAACCACCGAGTTCGTGATCATGGGTGTGCTGCCCGAGGTCGCCGGCGACTTCGGTGTCTCCATCCCCACTGCCGGGCTCCTGGTGACCGGCTACGCGCTCGGCGTCGTGATCGGCGCCCCGATCATGACCGCGCTCGGTACGAAGGTGTCGCGCAAGCGGATGCTGATGCTGCTGATGGGGCTCTTCGTCCTCGGCAACCTGCTCTCCGCCGTGGCGCCGGTCTTCGGACTGATGCTGGTGGGCCGGGTCGTGGCATCTCTCGCCCACGGCGCGTTCTTCGGTATCGGATCGGTCGTCGCCGCCGAGCTGGTCGCGCCCGAGAAGAAGGCCGGCGCGATCGCCATGATGTTCAGCGGGCTCACCATCGCGAATGTCGTGGGTGTCCCCCTGGGCACGCTGATCGGTCAGTCCGCGGGCTGGCGGGTCACCTTCGCGGGCGTGGCCGCGCTCGGCGTGATCGGTCTGCTGGGCGTCGCCAAGCTGGTCCCCGAGATGCCGAAGCCCGAAGGGGTCCACCTCCGCCATGAACTCGCCGCCTTCAAGAACGTCCAGGTCCTGCTGGCCATGGCGATGACCGTGCTCGGCTTCGGCGGTGTCTTCGCGGCCATCACCTACATCGCGCCGATGATGACCCATGTGACCGGCTTCGCCGACAGTTCCGTCACCTGGCTGCTGGTCCTCTTCGGCCTCGGCATGGTCGGCGGGAACCTCATCGGCGGCAGGTTCGCCGACCGGGCGCTGATGCCGATGCTGTACACGTCCCTGGGCGGCCTCGCCGTCGTGCTCGCACTGTTCACCGTGACGGCGCACAACAAGATCCTCGCGGCGGTCACGATCGCCCTGATCGGCGCCCTGGGGTTCGCGACCGTGCCGCCGCTCCAGAAGCGCGTCCTCGACCAGGCGCACGGCGCTCCCACGCTGGCCTCGGCCGTGAACATCGGCGCCTTCAACCTCGGCAACGCCCTCTCGGCCTGGCTCGGCGGAATCGTCATCGCAGGGGGCCTGGGCTACACGGCACCCAACTGGGTCGGCGCCGCGCTGGCCGCAGGAGCCCTGGTCCTCGCGGTCCTCTCGGCCGCTCTGGAGCGCCGGGCCGACGCCCCGGGCGCCGGGGTCACCGAAGGCGTGTCCACCGAGCAGCGGACCGCTGTCCACCACTGA